In Capsicum annuum cultivar UCD-10X-F1 chromosome 7, UCD10Xv1.1, whole genome shotgun sequence, one genomic interval encodes:
- the LOC124885535 gene encoding putative late blight resistance protein homolog R1A-3 codes for MAKTTLANEVYNDACIRSHFDVCACATILQQHNVKEILLSLLRSTKSDSFDMNDEAELANMLQKSLKGKRYLIVLDDMWKTEAWDVVRLCFPSENKGSGILLTTRNIEVAHDAGTENLSLHMDLMGPDESWNLFKSVAFANEALPSEFETIGKKIAEKCHGLPLTILVVAGLGFECATNW; via the exons atgG CTAAAACAACCTTAGCGAACGAAGTTTACAATGATGCGTGCATTCGTTCTCATTTTGATGTTTGTGCCTGCGCTACTATTTTGCAACAGCACAATGTAAAAGAAATCTTGTTGAGCCTTCTGCGTTCTACTAAGAGTGACTCATTTGACATGAACGATGAAGCAGAGCTTGCAAACATGCTACAAAAGAGTTTAAAGGGTAAGAGATATTTAATTGTATTGGATGATATGTGGAAAACTGAAGCATGGGATGTCGTGAGACTATGTTTTCCAAGTGAAAACAAGGGGAGTGGAATATTATTGACGACCCGTAACATTGAAGTAGCTCACGATGCTGGTACAGAGAATCTTTCTTTGCATATGGATTTAATGGGTCCGGATGAGAGTTGGAACCTTTTCAAAAGTGTTGCATTTGCAAATGAAGCATTACCATCTGAGTTCGAGACTATTGGGAAGAAAATTGCAGAGAAATGTCACGGGTTACCACTAACTATTCTCGTGGTTGCTGGGCTtgggttcgagtgtgct acaaactggtaa
- the LOC107876980 gene encoding LOW QUALITY PROTEIN: late blight resistance protein R1-A-like (The sequence of the model RefSeq protein was modified relative to this genomic sequence to represent the inferred CDS: inserted 1 base in 1 codon; substituted 1 base at 1 genomic stop codon): MAHASVASLMRTIESLLISNSPMQSLIPKQELCALREKVSSLELFVKNFEKNNVSGEMTDFEVEVKEVIQLRLTETVVGENKSIIGIIGSIFFKGISNIWTRRKFRKSLQQLAKDIDHVWKETTKIQDKGKQVSKESLVHDFASSTNAILNVNNNMVGRDDLKEHLLEDPTITYPHEHKVIPIVGMGGIGKTTLAKEVFNHGSVLCHFDVRAWAIVSQQHKIKEILLSLLXSTNKMDDTVXDEKDLKDMLQKSLKRKRYLIVLDDIWSCEVWDGMRRCFPTEDFNAGSRTLLTTRNNEVACYADTENLSMQMGFMNKNESWDLFKSAAFSSEALPFEFESVGKQIAHEYHGLPLTIVVVAGLLKSKWEIDDWESVAKDVKSFVTNDPDKQCSRVLGLSYNHLTSDLKTCLLHFGIFLEDSDIPVKRLVRSWMAEGFLKLENDLEGEAEKCLQELVDRCLVLVCKKSLDGTKIRSCKVHDLIYALCLREIQRENIFIMNDIVPLYTDFPYPSRQKMQPFKRVTGDKINDYCRYSHYRALLTPVHRQLRDHDNNDLVKRTHSIFSFHISFLSPLIKSELFLKVLELRH, translated from the exons ATGGCTCATGCAAGTGTGGCTTCTCTTATGAGAACGATAGAATCGCTCTTGATATCCAATTCGCCAATGCAATCTCTAATCCCAAAGCAAGAACTTTGCGCTCTTCGCGAAAAAGTTAGTTCCCTGGAATTATTTGTCAAGAACTTTGAGAAAAACAATGTTTCTGGAGAAATGACAGATTTTGAAGTAGAGGTAAAAGAAGTTATTCAACTGAGACTAACAGAAACTGTAGTGGGAGAAAAtaaaagcatcataggaatcaTTGGCTCAATATTTTTCAAAGGAATCTCGAATATATGGACACGCAGAAAGTTTCGTAAAAGCCTTCAACAATTAGCAAAGGACATTGATCATGTCTGGAAAGAGACAACAAAGATTCAAGATAAAGGCAAACAAGTATCAAAGGAATCATTGGTTCATGATTTTGCAAGTTCAACAAACGCTATTCTGAATGTTAACAATAATATGGTTGGACGTGATGATCTAAAGGAACACTTGTTAGAAGATCCGACTATAACCTACCCCCATGAGCACAAAGTCATCCCGATTGTTGGGATGGGAGGCATAGGTAAAACAACCTTAGCGAAAGAAGTTTTCAATCATGGATCAGTTCTATGCCATTTTGATGTTCGTGCTTGGGCTATTGTATCTCAACAACacaaaataaaggaaattttGCTGAGCCTTCTGTAATCGACGAACAAAATGGATGACACGG AAGACGAAAAAGATCTAAAAGACATGCTGCAAAAAAGTTTAAAGAGAAAGAGGTACTTAATTGTCTTGGATGATATCTGGAGTTGTGAAGTGTGGGATGGCATGAGACGATGCTTTCCAACTGAAGACTTCAATGCAGGGAGTCGAACACTGTTGACTACCCGTAACAATGAAGTAGCTTGTTATGCTGATACGGAGAATCTTTCTATGCAGATGGGCTTCATGAATAAAAATGAGAGTTGGGACCTTTTCAAAAGTGCAGCATTTTCAAGTGAAGCATTACCATTTGAGTTCGAGAGTGTTGGAAAGCAAATCGCACATGAATACCACGGGTTACCACTAACTATTGTCGTGGTTGCTGGACTTCTCAAATCTAAATGGGAAATAGATGATTGGGAAAGTGTAGCTAAAGATGTCAAGTCATTCGTCACAAATGATCCTGACAAACAATGTTCACGTGTGCTTGGGTTGAGTTACAATCACTTGACTAGCGATCTAAAGACTTGTCTACTGCATTTCGGAATTTTTCTAGAAGACAGTGATATTCCAGTGAAGAGATTGGTGAGATCATGGATGGCTGAGGGTTTTCTGAAGTTGGAAAATGATTTGGAAGGAGAGGCTGAGAAGTGTTTGCAAGAGCTTGTCGATAGATGTCTAGTTCTCGTATGCAAGAAAAGTCTAGATGGAACAAAAATTAGATCATGTAAGGTTCATGATCTAATATATGCCCTGTGCTTGAGAGAAATTCAAAGGGAGAACATTTTTATCATGAATGACATTGTCCCTTTATACACAGATTTTCCATATCCCAGTAGGCAAAAAATGCAGCCCTTTAAACGCGTGACTGGTGATAAAATTAATGATTATTGTCGCTATAGTCATTATAGGGCTCTTCTTACCCCTGTACATCGTCAGTTGAGAGATCATGACAACAACGATCTTGTGAAAAGAACCCATTCTATTTTCTCCTTCCATATTTCATTTTTATCTCCTCTTATTAAATCAGAGCTTTTTCTCAAAGTCTTGGAGTTGAGACACTAG